In Oscillatoria acuminata PCC 6304, a single window of DNA contains:
- a CDS encoding Crp/Fnr family transcriptional regulator, with protein sequence MYSSEPAQPSRPFLTQQPILEWAEQHYRCRTFRKEQRIPTRPGLVYLVISGAVRLVGIAPDSPSLHPVSSPKTTGDNLPHTGLPPVDLTPFSPSPRLSRTSREFATPALKLNPLPVSGEDKGENAETFLGFVSQGQPFEVASQRFFTVEAYAHIDQTSVMWMYWPDLDQWPLFRQQVLDGFRYQHQRKLLWLGILGQRRTIARLLGFLTLLIEEHGQAIGDDPEGEGVSGYYLPWNLTHAQIGSAIGSTRVTVTRLMGKLRAEGLIRVGEGHLIGLPPRQ encoded by the coding sequence ATGTATTCATCTGAACCTGCCCAACCCTCGCGGCCTTTTTTAACTCAACAACCGATTTTGGAGTGGGCTGAACAACACTATCGTTGTCGGACCTTTCGGAAAGAACAACGAATCCCCACCCGTCCTGGCTTAGTATATTTAGTGATATCAGGAGCCGTTCGCTTGGTGGGAATCGCCCCAGATAGCCCTAGTCTGCACCCGGTGTCATCCCCGAAAACAACTGGGGACAATCTCCCTCACACTGGCTTGCCCCCGGTCGATCTCACTCCCTTTTCGCCATCCCCTAGGCTGTCCCGGACCTCTAGGGAATTTGCTACCCCCGCCTTGAAACTCAATCCCCTCCCCGTCTCAGGGGAAGACAAAGGGGAAAACGCTGAGACCTTTTTGGGGTTTGTAAGTCAGGGTCAACCCTTTGAAGTGGCCAGCCAAAGGTTTTTTACGGTTGAAGCCTACGCTCACATTGACCAGACCTCGGTGATGTGGATGTACTGGCCGGACTTAGATCAGTGGCCGTTATTTCGGCAACAGGTCCTGGATGGGTTTCGGTATCAACACCAGCGTAAGCTCCTGTGGCTGGGTATTTTGGGACAAAGACGCACGATCGCCCGACTCTTGGGATTTTTGACCTTACTGATTGAAGAACATGGTCAAGCGATTGGGGATGATCCAGAAGGAGAGGGGGTGAGTGGGTATTATCTGCCTTGGAATTTAACTCACGCTCAGATTGGCAGTGCGATCGGTTCCACTCGGGTAACCGTAACGCGATTAATGGGCAAATTACGGGCAGAAGGGTTGATTCGAGTGGGTGAAGGTCACTTAATTGGGTTACCCCCCCGGCAATAA
- a CDS encoding Cof-type HAD-IIB family hydrolase, with protein sequence MPTPITHPSQWGEPAIASSDIQLLVLDIDGTIAGVSNQITQSVKEAIAAVHRKGIPVAIATGRMYRSALRFHQEIVSPLPLIAYQGALIKDPATETLHYHTPVASEIALELLDYFDDSTVRSQLSVHCYIDDCLYVRELTPDSQAYGDRTGVTPIPYGDLRPLIAASAPTKLLALSQNTALIDELLQAFSLRYPPTELYLTKSHTTFLEAGNPAVNKGAAVRYLAEDILGLSAGNVMCIGDNFNDVEMLDYAGIGVAMGNAPEGVKAVANWVSHSVEEEGVARAIEQFLL encoded by the coding sequence ATGCCAACTCCTATAACCCATCCCTCCCAATGGGGTGAACCCGCGATCGCCAGTAGCGATATCCAATTGCTGGTCCTCGATATTGATGGCACCATTGCCGGAGTCTCTAATCAAATCACCCAATCGGTGAAAGAAGCAATTGCCGCAGTGCATAGAAAAGGTATCCCAGTGGCGATCGCCACGGGACGGATGTATCGATCCGCCCTCCGGTTCCACCAGGAAATAGTCTCCCCCTTACCCTTAATCGCCTACCAAGGGGCATTAATCAAAGACCCCGCCACTGAAACCCTTCATTACCACACCCCAGTTGCATCGGAAATCGCCCTGGAGTTATTGGACTACTTCGATGACTCCACTGTGCGATCGCAGCTTTCAGTCCACTGCTATATTGACGATTGTCTCTACGTTCGCGAACTCACCCCAGACAGCCAAGCTTACGGAGATCGCACCGGAGTGACACCAATTCCCTATGGCGACTTGCGGCCCCTGATCGCCGCATCTGCCCCCACAAAACTCCTAGCCCTCAGCCAAAACACGGCGTTAATCGACGAGTTGCTGCAAGCCTTTAGCTTGCGCTATCCCCCCACCGAACTCTACCTGACTAAATCTCATACCACCTTCCTAGAAGCGGGAAATCCAGCAGTGAATAAAGGCGCTGCCGTCCGTTATCTAGCGGAAGATATCCTCGGACTCTCGGCAGGGAACGTCATGTGTATTGGGGATAATTTTAATGATGTAGAAATGCTGGATTATGCCGGAATCGGGGTAGCGATGGGAAATGCCCCCGAGGGAGTCAAAGCTGTCGCTAATTGGGTGAGTCACTCCGTTGAGGAAGAAGGAGTTGCCCGGGCGATCGAACAGTTTTTGCTGTAA
- a CDS encoding ATP-binding protein — MNHRLPSQIILYLDREHLLSLFQLLRYALENSGWLRALLVAGDNLEQCQKLQEIWYKTGQKIPEQVEARVGTYLVKTARGQSRFPVAEVEVQSMANGPSQPNSPLGKPQRFAPVPVIALGGVEASILALSSQLNVWIQVELDQGHTGAEFAGVGEENEPLSRVSVVFDPEVIVQLLQSSTLATAVPHCSGLEAVDLENDQGVLRRFWLHTLHLMSAQDSPIAVAQESANLREFKPAEERTAQNRRLSPGRDPVRSPLTSEPTPDGIAQPPSWILFPNPGFDGMFWDCPTGIVYHSMDGGIVKANPAFCKMTGYSPSQLRYLDSRALSHPEDFAALLRLIQQMVREGVKRQTLRQRYICANGSLLAAEVTLCLVGEEEDESYFMTFVTDLSDRARAEQEIQQRRSREMLLSRISAKIRSTFDLPTILKLGVQGLRQALDTDRALAFQFLADGSGVCIAEDVQAPYPSIRGQWFPADCMPLTHRDAYRNGHLGSVPDIQNAALSDCYREMLNQFQVRSFMGVAIGRNQEGSIIPDSLSFKELQNSTGEISEIDSNVLKSPSVSSLWGLLVVHHCHGPRQWTMDEKQLVQAVATQMAIAIEQANLVQQLRTYARELEDRVQQRTTTLARSLQFEQLIRHLTETLSSATDENSVISAAVQGIVETLGVDSCHALLWDEEQGVYQAQASFLNPLSEKALPVATRLDFNQLSPDCRTVLLQGELCVLDAVNCEEIGDYPRPGDENFPESLQNQYFQQTLVPIADDNGSIGALGIIKPQAKDFDSDEIELVKQVAKVCAIAIRQARLLRKEQSSRLSADYFRSFLRQSTDIFVEYDTQLRYLSINAAGAAFFERSREQIIGKTNRDLSANAAEVIEPLLRHVYETGDRVLVTHEIGFPIGNKTVETVYSPISDETGAIHRIIAIARDVSEFRHQWQRLQEQNQELAAINRLKEEFIATTSHELRTPLTAILGFSSVLLEESFGSLNGKQKIYLDRIHTSGQHLLSLINDILDLSRIEADRLELEPQLVYICDICQGLVSLIQERIANHGLQFQMEVDPSLESMVVDPRRLKQMLLNLLTNAIKFTPEGEVGLKIYRSRSPETPDSGEENLKAGDQALKPVRNTLTRPHDWIHFVVWDTGIGIDERDRPRLFSPFSQIDSSLTRKYQGSGLGLAITRKLVELHGGWISVTSHPNQGSTFSITLPLYESATEILLDALKNGTV, encoded by the coding sequence ATGAATCATCGTTTACCCAGCCAAATTATCCTCTATTTGGACCGCGAACATTTGTTGTCTTTATTTCAACTGCTGCGCTATGCCCTAGAAAATAGTGGGTGGTTACGGGCGTTATTAGTAGCGGGAGACAATTTAGAACAGTGTCAAAAGCTCCAAGAAATTTGGTATAAAACTGGACAGAAGATTCCAGAGCAAGTGGAAGCTAGAGTGGGGACTTATCTGGTAAAAACGGCCAGGGGGCAAAGCCGATTCCCTGTGGCGGAAGTGGAGGTGCAATCGATGGCGAATGGACCCAGCCAGCCGAACTCTCCCCTGGGCAAGCCCCAGCGATTTGCGCCGGTTCCGGTGATTGCCCTAGGAGGAGTGGAAGCAAGTATCCTGGCCCTGAGTTCCCAATTAAATGTCTGGATTCAAGTGGAACTGGATCAAGGGCACACAGGGGCAGAATTTGCCGGTGTTGGGGAAGAGAATGAGCCGCTGAGTAGAGTATCGGTGGTGTTTGACCCAGAGGTGATTGTCCAGTTGCTGCAAAGCTCTACCCTGGCGACAGCAGTTCCGCACTGTTCGGGGTTGGAAGCAGTGGATTTAGAAAATGATCAGGGGGTATTGCGGCGGTTTTGGTTACATACGCTCCATTTAATGTCGGCTCAAGACTCGCCGATCGCCGTTGCTCAAGAGAGTGCTAACTTGAGGGAGTTTAAGCCAGCAGAGGAGAGGACGGCCCAAAACCGGCGACTTTCCCCGGGGAGAGACCCGGTGCGATCGCCCCTGACCTCTGAACCCACTCCAGACGGCATCGCTCAACCGCCATCCTGGATCTTGTTTCCAAATCCCGGTTTTGATGGGATGTTTTGGGACTGTCCCACGGGAATTGTTTACCACAGCATGGATGGCGGAATCGTTAAAGCCAATCCAGCCTTTTGTAAAATGACGGGGTATAGTCCCAGTCAACTGCGCTATTTAGATTCCCGAGCCCTTTCTCATCCTGAAGATTTCGCGGCATTGCTGCGACTGATTCAGCAAATGGTGCGAGAGGGCGTGAAACGCCAAACCTTACGCCAGCGTTACATCTGCGCCAATGGATCCCTGCTGGCCGCAGAGGTGACCCTGTGCCTGGTGGGGGAAGAAGAGGACGAGAGCTATTTCATGACCTTTGTCACGGATTTGAGCGATCGCGCCCGCGCCGAACAGGAAATCCAACAGCGGCGATCGCGGGAAATGCTGCTGAGTCGCATTTCTGCTAAAATCCGCTCCACTTTTGATCTGCCTACCATTTTAAAACTAGGGGTCCAGGGGCTCAGACAGGCCCTAGACACCGATCGCGCCCTAGCCTTTCAGTTTTTGGCCGATGGCAGTGGCGTTTGTATTGCTGAAGATGTGCAAGCGCCTTACCCATCCATCCGGGGACAATGGTTTCCCGCCGACTGTATGCCCCTGACTCATCGCGATGCCTATCGGAATGGACATCTCGGGTCAGTTCCTGATATTCAGAATGCAGCCTTGAGCGATTGCTATCGAGAAATGCTCAACCAATTTCAAGTCCGCAGTTTTATGGGAGTCGCCATCGGGCGCAATCAGGAAGGGTCAATTATACCCGATAGTCTCAGCTTCAAAGAACTTCAGAACTCGACTGGGGAAATCTCGGAGATTGACTCCAATGTGCTGAAATCTCCGAGTGTTTCCAGCCTGTGGGGGTTGCTGGTGGTTCATCACTGTCATGGTCCCCGACAATGGACGATGGACGAAAAGCAACTGGTGCAAGCGGTGGCTACTCAGATGGCGATCGCGATCGAACAAGCCAATCTTGTCCAACAATTACGCACCTACGCTCGGGAACTCGAAGACCGGGTACAGCAGAGAACCACTACCTTAGCGCGATCGCTCCAATTCGAGCAACTGATTCGCCACTTAACCGAAACCCTCAGCAGTGCCACCGATGAAAACAGTGTAATCAGTGCTGCTGTACAAGGGATCGTGGAAACTCTCGGGGTCGATAGCTGTCATGCCCTATTGTGGGATGAGGAACAAGGGGTATATCAGGCCCAGGCATCGTTTCTCAACCCCCTTTCGGAAAAAGCATTGCCCGTTGCGACTCGCTTGGACTTTAATCAGCTCTCCCCGGACTGTCGGACTGTCCTCTTACAAGGGGAACTCTGTGTCTTAGATGCGGTGAATTGTGAGGAAATCGGCGATTACCCCCGACCTGGGGATGAGAATTTCCCAGAGTCACTCCAGAACCAATATTTCCAGCAAACCTTGGTCCCGATCGCGGACGATAACGGTTCCATCGGCGCATTAGGCATCATTAAACCCCAAGCAAAAGACTTTGATAGCGACGAGATCGAATTGGTGAAGCAAGTCGCCAAAGTTTGTGCGATCGCTATCCGCCAAGCCCGCCTGCTGCGAAAGGAACAGTCCTCTCGTCTGAGTGCTGACTACTTTCGGTCTTTTCTGCGTCAGTCCACTGATATTTTTGTCGAATATGACACCCAATTGCGTTATTTATCGATTAACGCAGCAGGTGCGGCCTTCTTTGAGCGCAGTCGCGAACAGATTATCGGAAAAACCAATCGAGACCTGAGCGCAAATGCCGCTGAGGTGATCGAGCCCCTGCTGCGTCATGTCTATGAAACCGGCGATCGCGTTTTAGTCACTCACGAGATCGGTTTCCCCATCGGAAACAAAACCGTAGAAACCGTGTACTCTCCTATCTCAGACGAAACTGGGGCAATTCATCGGATTATTGCGATCGCCCGAGATGTGAGTGAATTTCGTCACCAATGGCAGCGCCTGCAAGAGCAAAATCAAGAACTAGCCGCCATCAACCGTCTCAAAGAAGAGTTCATTGCCACCACCTCTCACGAACTCCGCACCCCCTTAACCGCCATTCTCGGCTTCTCCAGCGTCCTGCTAGAGGAATCCTTCGGCTCATTAAACGGGAAACAAAAAATTTACCTCGACCGGATTCATACTAGCGGACAACACTTGTTATCTCTGATTAACGATATCCTCGACCTCTCCCGAATTGAAGCCGATCGCCTGGAACTTGAACCCCAGCTTGTTTATATTTGCGATATTTGTCAGGGTCTTGTTAGCTTGATCCAAGAGCGAATTGCCAATCACGGCTTGCAGTTCCAGATGGAAGTAGACCCCTCCCTCGAATCTATGGTGGTTGACCCGCGCCGGCTCAAACAAATGCTCCTTAATCTCCTCACCAATGCGATTAAATTCACCCCGGAAGGTGAGGTGGGGTTGAAAATTTATCGGTCTCGTTCCCCTGAAACTCCCGACAGTGGCGAGGAGAACTTAAAAGCTGGAGATCAGGCATTAAAGCCAGTGCGGAACACCCTCACTCGCCCTCATGATTGGATTCACTTTGTAGTCTGGGATACAGGGATTGGCATTGACGAGCGCGATCGCCCGCGGTTGTTTTCTCCCTTCTCTCAAATTGATTCCTCTCTCACTCGCAAATATCAAGGCAGTGGTCTCGGGTTAGCCATTACCCGAAAATTAGTCGAACTTCACGGAGGATGGATTTCTGTCACCTCTCACCCCAATCAAGGCTCAACCTTTAGTATCACCTTACCCTTATACGAATCCGCAACGGAAATTCTCCTCGATGCCCTCAAAAATGGGACCGTCTAA
- a CDS encoding DALR anticodon-binding domain-containing protein codes for MVEPLAIASQLLAQLQQAIPSPLASGDRSGRSGPSTWPQSIPLYRGKDTQRILYISPVALQLAKQESMPPMEIAQAIAEGFPDSRPPEFALPLGAKHWSLSVVPPGKLYLELTDPGIAIWLQRAITWDLPPDPTPDPRPFPPSGELDLFPIQYAHARCCALLRLAHREGLITLQTPTHPSQEQLTAPDRIPWLESPTHLKPHHPAERALISQAIATVDALSSPVSLPQMPSRFPVATLLSQDFLTFYAQCQIWGSVKSQDPDLAQARLGLIFLTQKLLKRLLEKELSSVAPQEL; via the coding sequence ATGGTTGAACCCTTGGCGATCGCCTCGCAACTTTTAGCCCAACTCCAACAAGCCATCCCCTCACCTTTGGCATCCGGCGATCGCTCAGGTAGATCCGGTCCCTCGACTTGGCCCCAGTCTATCCCCCTCTATCGCGGCAAAGATACCCAACGCATCCTTTATATTTCCCCAGTCGCCCTACAACTGGCCAAACAGGAGTCTATGCCTCCTATGGAAATTGCCCAGGCGATCGCCGAGGGTTTCCCGGACTCCCGGCCCCCTGAGTTCGCACTTCCCCTGGGGGCCAAGCACTGGAGCCTGAGCGTGGTTCCACCGGGCAAACTGTACCTTGAACTCACGGACCCGGGGATTGCGATTTGGTTACAACGGGCCATTACTTGGGACCTCCCACCGGACCCCACTCCGGACCCCAGACCTTTTCCCCCTTCTGGAGAACTCGATTTATTTCCGATTCAGTACGCCCATGCCCGGTGTTGCGCCCTGCTACGGTTGGCCCACCGAGAAGGCTTGATTACCCTCCAAACCCCCACCCATCCCAGTCAGGAGCAGCTAACGGCCCCAGACCGGATCCCCTGGTTGGAATCCCCAACCCACCTTAAGCCCCATCATCCTGCGGAACGGGCCTTAATTTCCCAGGCGATCGCCACCGTAGATGCCCTCAGTTCTCCCGTTTCTCTCCCCCAAATGCCTAGCCGATTTCCTGTTGCCACCCTCTTAAGTCAGGACTTCCTGACTTTTTACGCTCAATGTCAAATTTGGGGATCTGTGAAATCCCAGGACCCTGATTTAGCCCAAGCCCGATTGGGGTTAATTTTCCTCACCCAAAAATTACTGAAACGCTTGCTAGAAAAAGAATTGAGCAGTGTTGCCCCCCAGGAACTCTAG